The DNA region CGGTGAGGGAGGGTGGTGGTACCGACAGTTGAGAGGCAGCGACAGTGATGGCACCATCGGAGGGGGCTGCGTCCATGATACGTGATCGGAAAACCGATGGGGGTTTGGGATCGGAAAATCGAAGGAGAGAGGTGATCGGGATTGGTTGATGAAAAAACAGTCACCTATCGCGTCTGATACCAGATTAGAGAATTGATCTGAATTATCCAACGattacaagagagagagagagtccttATAGTACAGGCTACTGATGCTCTCCTACTCTATAGGCTAGACTATCAGACTAAGCTACATCCACTTAAAAGTAATAacatataataacaaataaaaaagtgTAACAAACTATAACATAACTCATAATGAGTTCGATCATTGTCGTGAATATCGAAAGTTGGGACATCATAATTCATGCACGAGATGAAAATGGATTTTCTTGAACTGCATAAAATACTACTAGAAGGGGAGAATTATCAAGGTGTGACTCCTGTTGTTTTTGTAGTGTACGGCGTATAAAACAATTCAATCCCAAATGGCATTAGAAGCTTCTATTCTTTACGTACGTATATGATGACAATTAATGTCTATGATCAAAACATCCATTCtctatatttatactttttataGAGAATTTAAATTcacatacaattaataaaagcatCACTATCggtcaaaaaataaaatctcttCTATGATGTTTTCACGGAAGAAGGAGAtgggaaagaaaataatgagatTTAATCtactctttaaaaatttttgaatttcttaaaagaaaaaaaaaacattagacCTATAAGGAGCATTAGATGTCGTCAACTTTATATGTATATCCCACGTTGACCGGATAAAAATTCCTTTATTTCAAAATCATTATATTGTTCTTGTTCTAAGACTATTAATGCAAAGATCCTTCTGTGTGTACCAGAAAATGTATAAGTACATAAattctttactttatttttaaatgaaaagttTTCCCAATTAATAATCACCCAAAATCTTTAATTTAGTccttaaaaaaaacaatctttatatattcaaaattttcatacaTATGGGCTATTCCATTAAATTTTTGAGAGATCCGCCAGTGAATAGCAATAATGCAGCGGAAGATGAAGAACCCGCCGGGAAAATCCATCATTGCCGCCTCCTGACGGCGGAAACAGGCTGTAGTGTATGAAAACGGCGCTGAGTTGCGGCGGTGGAAGATTAGACATACTTGGATAAAAACACAGACAAAAAGTTGAAAGGGCAAATTGTTTATGAAGAAAAATGTggatttatgtttttaaaaaaaaaaaacatgaagatAGCAGCTATCTTGAAGTGCATAATTATCTAAAATAGTACTCCCCATGTTGGAGTGGTTGAGCTTTAGCAGCCATCTTTCATAGTTCTAATTATTTGACCCTCTATCCTAGCTTGGACTCCCTAACAAAAACAAAGTTCAaattctctcactctctctctctctctctatatatatatatatatatatattggatcaaATGCAGATAGAGTTTCCCGTGCAAATGTACAGATCTGCACCACCAGGTATGCATGAATGCACCACCATGTGTTCATAAATGCACCATGCAATTCCAAAAAGATGAAAAGCAGACAatctaaaagaaaaaagggCTGACTTAAATATGATAACAATGTAGGCCAAAACAATGCTTAACCATGAATCAGTTCAATAGCAAATATGAAATATCCACTCCAGGGAGATGATCTATGCCTAGGAATATATGAAAATCAGCTCTAACACAGTAAAAACTGCAAACAAATTGGCTCTTGCCACTGTTTCTGGTACAATCTTGAGCCAAAAGAAAGAGAATGCAGTCATTTTATGCcaatatttttatgaaatgtCTCATTAGtacctttatcaacaaaatctcCGAAGTACTGGGAAGCCTCAAGGGTAGAGATGCTCACTACAAGTTCTTGAAGGCTGAATCGTGAGATGGTTTATTTGGGGTTAACTTTGCTAACAATGCCTTGTTATGACAATGCTCCGTGTCGACAAAATAAAAGTTCCCGTTGGCCTTGAATGTCACGAATGGTCTATTTGTCTCCGGTGGCTTGATATCTGCAAATTTGATAGTTTTTGGAATATATGTTGCCAGCCATGACATCATCTCCACCTCAAAACTGTCCGAGCCAGGCTGCCATCTGAGTTTGTGAATGTAGGGGCTCACGAACCAGTGAAGGGCTCCAGTAGTAGTAGCGCTCAAGAATATGACTGTTGATGCCACCGCTCCCTTCAGGATCACATTCATGTCGGGAGATGTCATGAAGGTTATCACCGGGCCTAAGGATACAGAGAGGCAGCAGGTCGACAAGGAGAGAAGCTTCACTTTCTTGATGGTATTTGAGATTGGACCGTAATAGATGACACCTGTGTCTTTTTCATCGTTTCCCACATCATTTCCTTTACGAGGTCCAATGCTAATCTTGTTATCCTCTTCTGCTGCGATGGATTTAGATAACCATCTCTTCTGGACAGTAGCAAGCTGCCGTGCATAATTGCTATCCGTTTTAGCATGCGTATAAGGAAAGGTCCCAGAACTACCCAGATGAAAACCTGATGAATTGAATTATGTCAATAACAGGAATAGAACCAAGTATTGACAAATGACAATTGCAAactttctttaaaataaattttaaaaaaaaaaaaaaaaaaaacaataggaATATGGAAACTGGGAATCATTCACCGGAATGTTCTTTCTACCAACAAATCAAACATTGTTTACTTGAATGAAGACCATTGTATACTCAAGTAAAAATAAGCAAGGAAAAACAAGGACTTTCAAGACccagaattattttttttcctctaataaGAGAAACAAAGATTGTAGATTGAGTATTAGTATAGAAAAACTCTACTCTTGAAGGAGTTTCAAGACCCAAAAAGTCTAAATTGCAAAGTATCTTgaacccccccaaaaaaaaagcaatttAATATTCTATTTACTTAATTGAAGCATAAAGAAAACACTGGACTAATGTTTGTTCCACACAAATAGAAAACCGAACAACATAAACTGAGACCCATAGGCGCTACAATCAGGCCTAATTTACAGTGTCTGTATTGTTCTCCATCAACCTTAAAGGGATGGACAAATGCATTCC from Ipomoea triloba cultivar NCNSP0323 chromosome 6, ASM357664v1 includes:
- the LOC116021862 gene encoding uncharacterized protein LOC116021862, producing MAGAAALFRLARSQATRLNSTNFRSGFHLGSSGTFPYTHAKTDSNYARQLATVQKRWLSKSIAAEEDNKISIGPRKGNDVGNDEKDTGVIYYGPISNTIKKVKLLSLSTCCLSVSLGPVITFMTSPDMNVILKGAVASTVIFLSATTTGALHWFVSPYIHKLRWQPGSDSFEVEMMSWLATYIPKTIKFADIKPPETNRPFVTFKANGNFYFVDTEHCHNKALLAKLTPNKPSHDSAFKNL